In the Sinorhizobium garamanticum genome, one interval contains:
- a CDS encoding universal stress protein: MAFKTVLSVTETYHSDQDVITAATLCAEIGARLSVLIIGFATRPAFGGGTSVTAPQRTEVHAVDTVRLEKHCREIEAISQDMVRLERRSEELETLLGAMGLSCDVDSAYCDLASVDEVVRKRALCADLTIIGPSLLDDNILGPLVINGSLFKSGKPVLVVPKGAGATLSPRRVLVGWDSQVEASRAVREALDLLSGAKEVRVTLVDPETTHNGNGAEPGADIGDYLALHGVQVVVDRLQSGGQSVASVLTRYAIDASADMIVMGAYSHRRLHERLFGGVRRWILEKPPMPLFLAR, translated from the coding sequence ATGGCTTTTAAAACTGTGCTCAGTGTGACGGAAACTTACCACTCCGATCAGGACGTTATTACAGCTGCCACGTTGTGTGCCGAGATTGGAGCGCGTCTTTCTGTACTGATCATCGGATTTGCCACGCGTCCGGCGTTCGGCGGTGGCACCAGCGTAACTGCCCCCCAGCGGACTGAAGTACACGCAGTGGACACGGTCAGGTTGGAAAAACACTGCCGCGAAATCGAGGCAATTTCGCAGGACATGGTTAGACTGGAGAGGCGCTCCGAGGAACTCGAGACACTGCTGGGAGCGATGGGGCTTTCCTGTGACGTCGACAGCGCTTATTGCGACCTGGCCAGCGTCGATGAGGTTGTGCGAAAGCGGGCGCTCTGCGCGGACCTAACAATCATCGGCCCCTCACTTCTTGACGACAATATTCTCGGACCCCTTGTTATCAACGGCAGCCTGTTCAAATCGGGAAAGCCAGTGCTTGTTGTGCCGAAGGGCGCCGGTGCAACTCTGTCGCCACGGCGCGTGCTGGTCGGCTGGGATTCGCAAGTCGAGGCGTCCCGAGCGGTTAGGGAAGCGCTGGACCTTCTGTCCGGCGCAAAGGAAGTTCGTGTCACACTAGTCGATCCCGAGACGACCCACAACGGAAACGGCGCCGAGCCGGGCGCCGACATCGGTGATTATCTCGCTTTACACGGTGTTCAGGTGGTGGTCGACCGGCTGCAGAGCGGCGGCCAATCGGTCGCCTCAGTGCTCACTCGGTACGCAATCGACGCGTCCGCCGACATGATTGTCATGGGCGCTTATAGCCACCGCCGGCTGCATGAGCGGCTCTTCGGGGGCGTCAGGAGATGGATACTTGAGAAGCCGCCTATGCCGCTGTTTTTGGCTCGCTGA
- the nifN gene encoding nitrogenase iron-molybdenum cofactor biosynthesis protein NifN, whose product MVRILPQSKSAAINPLKSSQPLGAAFAFLGVDGAVPLFHGSQGCTSFALVLFVRHFKEAIPLQTTAMDEVATILGGADHLEQAILNLKTRAKPKLIGICTTALAETRGEDFVGDLAKIKLEHAEELAGTDVVLTKTPDFDGAIEEGWAKAVTAMIEAITQTGERARQSRKVAILPGWNLTVADIEHLREMVESFGLMPVILPDVSGSLDGTVPDDRWVPTTYGGTSVEGIRELGTAAQCIAIGEHMRRPAEMLQTLTGVPYVLFQSLTGLNAVDRFVSLLSAISGAPAPTKVRRRRAQLQDALLDGHFHFGGKKIAIASEPDQLYQLATFFTGMGAEISAVVTTTGTSKILEKVPAEAIQVGDLGDLESLGAGADLLVTHSHGRQAAARLGIPMMRVGFPVFDRLGSQHKLTILYQGTRDLIFEVANIFQSDPLAPSPRALDPFRSQTDTDKKSQRLAPGDRTQAATAGMPADKNPL is encoded by the coding sequence ATGGTCCGCATCCTTCCCCAGAGCAAATCGGCGGCGATCAACCCGCTGAAGTCGTCGCAGCCGCTTGGGGCCGCTTTCGCCTTTCTTGGGGTCGATGGTGCGGTACCCCTCTTTCATGGCAGCCAAGGCTGCACCAGCTTCGCACTGGTGCTTTTCGTACGGCATTTCAAGGAAGCCATCCCCCTGCAAACGACGGCAATGGACGAAGTGGCCACGATCCTCGGCGGGGCGGACCATCTCGAACAGGCAATCCTCAATCTCAAAACCCGCGCAAAGCCAAAGCTGATCGGTATATGCACGACGGCGCTGGCGGAAACCCGTGGCGAAGATTTCGTAGGCGATCTCGCCAAAATCAAGCTGGAGCACGCGGAAGAACTTGCAGGTACCGACGTCGTGCTGACCAAAACGCCGGATTTCGACGGCGCAATCGAGGAGGGCTGGGCCAAGGCTGTCACCGCGATGATAGAAGCGATCACGCAAACCGGTGAGCGAGCCCGGCAGTCGAGGAAGGTCGCGATCCTGCCAGGTTGGAATCTCACTGTAGCTGACATCGAGCATTTGCGCGAGATGGTAGAAAGCTTCGGGCTCATGCCGGTGATCCTGCCGGACGTCTCCGGCTCGCTCGACGGTACGGTGCCCGATGACCGCTGGGTGCCCACTACCTATGGCGGCACCAGCGTCGAGGGAATCCGCGAGCTTGGCACGGCGGCGCAGTGCATCGCGATCGGGGAACATATGCGCCGTCCTGCGGAGATGCTGCAGACGCTAACCGGAGTGCCTTACGTGCTATTCCAGTCGCTGACCGGTTTGAACGCAGTCGATCGGTTTGTCTCGCTACTTTCCGCGATTTCCGGTGCGCCCGCGCCAACGAAAGTCCGCCGTCGCCGCGCACAGCTGCAGGACGCCCTGCTGGATGGTCACTTCCATTTCGGTGGCAAGAAGATCGCGATCGCATCCGAGCCGGACCAGCTCTACCAGCTCGCCACCTTCTTCACCGGCATGGGTGCCGAGATCAGCGCGGTGGTCACGACGACCGGTACCTCGAAAATCCTCGAGAAGGTCCCTGCGGAAGCGATTCAGGTGGGCGATCTCGGCGATCTGGAAAGTCTTGGCGCCGGCGCTGATCTTCTCGTCACACATTCGCACGGCCGGCAAGCGGCAGCGCGTCTAGGCATTCCCATGATGCGTGTCGGTTTCCCTGTGTTCGACCGGCTCGGCAGTCAGCACAAGCTCACAATCCTTTATCAGGGAACGCGCGACTTGATCTTCGAAGTCGCCAACATCTTCCAGTCCGATCCCCTCGCGCCGTCACCCCGGGCACTTGATCCGTTTCGTAGCCAGACCGACACCGATAAGAAAAGCCAGCGCCTTGCACCTGGCGATCGCACACAAGCTGCTACCGCTGGCATGCCCGCCGACAAGAATCCCCTTTGA